The following are from one region of the Streptomyces tuirus genome:
- a CDS encoding alpha/beta hydrolase translates to MPSLLRLRAAALTASAVLLSTLLAGCGDDAKDEDLTRQDLSWKGCPAPDAAQGGGTSPSPLPDDGEWQCATMKAPLDWDDPKGDTIGLELIRVRTTGPENARIGSLIFNFGGPGGSGVTSLPAFAEGYEKLRTRYDLVSFDPRGVGRSEPVICENDQQLDAYFQQDATPDDAAERTELVDNTKEFNDACEDNSGKILPHVRTTDTARDLNLMRQVLGDDKLHYFGISYGTELGGVYAHLFPSRVGRAVFDAVVDPTQNPEQGSLGQTKGFQRALDNFAENCVSQVEECPIGDSAQDVKDRIARLLADLDRNPIPGIFPRQLTQTQATSGIAQALYSQDFWEYLTEGLEQAYDGDGRILLSLADAMNGRSENGEYSNITPANIAINCADDKPRYDTADVERKLPEFRAASDLFGDYLAWSLLSCTDWPVPGAANDPDVSAPGSAPILVIGNTGDPATPYEGARAMVNELGKGVGVELTYRGQGHGAYDSKNPCVQGAVDGYLLDGKVPPTGTVCT, encoded by the coding sequence ATGCCCTCCCTCCTCCGGCTGCGCGCCGCCGCACTGACCGCCTCCGCCGTGCTGCTGTCCACCCTGCTGGCGGGTTGCGGCGACGACGCCAAGGACGAGGACCTCACGCGACAGGACCTGAGCTGGAAGGGCTGCCCGGCCCCGGACGCGGCCCAGGGCGGCGGCACCTCACCCTCTCCCCTGCCGGACGACGGCGAGTGGCAGTGCGCGACCATGAAGGCCCCTCTCGACTGGGACGACCCGAAGGGCGACACGATCGGCCTGGAGCTCATCCGGGTCAGGACGACCGGCCCGGAGAACGCCCGCATCGGCTCGCTCATCTTCAACTTCGGCGGCCCCGGCGGCTCGGGCGTCACCTCGCTGCCCGCCTTCGCGGAAGGCTACGAGAAGCTGCGCACCCGCTACGACCTGGTCAGCTTCGACCCACGCGGCGTCGGCCGCAGTGAACCCGTGATCTGCGAGAACGACCAGCAGCTCGACGCCTACTTCCAGCAGGACGCCACCCCCGACGACGCCGCCGAGCGCACCGAGCTCGTGGACAACACCAAGGAGTTCAACGACGCCTGCGAGGACAACTCGGGGAAGATCCTGCCGCACGTGCGCACCACCGACACGGCCCGCGACCTGAACCTGATGCGTCAGGTCCTCGGCGACGACAAGCTGCACTACTTCGGCATCTCCTACGGCACCGAACTGGGCGGCGTCTACGCCCACCTGTTCCCCTCGCGGGTCGGCCGAGCCGTGTTCGACGCCGTCGTCGACCCCACGCAGAACCCCGAACAGGGGTCGCTGGGGCAGACCAAGGGCTTCCAGCGCGCACTCGACAACTTCGCCGAGAACTGCGTGTCGCAGGTCGAGGAGTGCCCGATCGGCGACAGCGCCCAGGACGTGAAGGACCGTATCGCCAGACTGCTGGCCGACCTCGACCGCAACCCGATCCCGGGGATCTTCCCGCGCCAGCTGACCCAGACGCAGGCGACCAGCGGCATCGCACAAGCGCTGTACTCGCAGGACTTCTGGGAGTACCTCACCGAGGGCCTGGAGCAGGCGTACGACGGCGACGGCAGGATCCTGCTGTCGCTGGCCGACGCGATGAACGGGCGCAGCGAGAACGGCGAGTACAGCAACATCACCCCTGCCAACATCGCCATCAACTGCGCCGACGACAAACCCCGCTACGACACCGCCGACGTCGAGCGGAAGCTGCCCGAGTTCCGGGCCGCGTCCGACCTGTTCGGCGACTACCTGGCGTGGTCCTTGCTCAGCTGCACCGACTGGCCCGTGCCGGGAGCCGCAAATGACCCGGACGTCAGCGCTCCGGGCTCGGCGCCCATCCTGGTCATCGGCAACACCGGCGACCCGGCCACGCCGTACGAGGGCGCGCGGGCCATGGTGAACGAGCTGGGCAAGGGCGTCGGCGTCGAGCTGACGTACCGGGGCCAGGGGCATGGCGCCTACGACAGCAAGAACCCGTGCGTGCAGGGGGCGGTGGACGGCTATCTGCTGGACGGGAAAGTGCCGCCGACGGGGACCGTGTGCACCTGA
- a CDS encoding alpha/beta hydrolase: MTRLVRWTALAAASALLAAGCGGGSSGDDKTGLSWGRCKATAEGPAPSGEWQCATVKVPLDWSKPDGETIGLGLIRAKARGGDRLGSLLFNFGGPGASGVSMMPSYAPTVSSLGERYDLVSWDPRGVGTSEGVRCRGDKEIQAAESVDVTPDTPAEEKAYFADAADFGKGCQKDAGKLMAHVSTADSARDMDRIREVLGDDRMNYFGISYGTELGGTYAHLFPKKVGRMTLDAVVDPTADTVGHAQNQARGFQRALNGYLRSTGQDPEDGTRKIADLLRRIDDRPLATGAPGRKLTQTLAVTGIILPLYSKDSWPTLTSALEAAEEGDGSELLALADRYNERDPSGRYGTTTHSQRVISCLDDRQRPTVAETKKLLPRFETISPVFGTFLGWDTAGWCHDWPVPGQHDTPEVSAPDAAPVLVVGNTGDPATPYEGALRMAGELGKGVGVLLTWRGEGHGAYGSGSDCVDSTVNAYLLGGSVPKNGKVCS; this comes from the coding sequence ATGACGCGCTTGGTTCGGTGGACCGCTCTGGCGGCCGCCTCGGCCCTGCTGGCCGCCGGCTGTGGCGGCGGTTCGTCCGGCGACGACAAGACCGGGCTCTCCTGGGGCCGCTGCAAGGCCACCGCCGAAGGCCCCGCGCCGAGCGGCGAATGGCAGTGCGCGACGGTGAAGGTTCCGCTGGACTGGTCGAAGCCGGACGGCGAGACGATCGGCCTGGGACTGATCCGCGCCAAGGCCCGCGGCGGCGACCGCCTCGGTTCGCTGCTGTTCAACTTCGGCGGGCCGGGCGCCTCGGGCGTGTCCATGATGCCGTCCTACGCGCCGACCGTCTCCTCACTGGGCGAGCGGTACGACCTGGTGAGCTGGGACCCGCGCGGCGTAGGCACCAGCGAGGGCGTGCGCTGCCGCGGCGACAAGGAGATCCAGGCCGCCGAGTCGGTGGACGTCACCCCGGACACCCCCGCCGAGGAGAAGGCGTACTTCGCGGACGCCGCCGACTTCGGCAAGGGCTGCCAGAAGGACGCCGGGAAGCTGATGGCCCACGTCTCGACCGCCGACTCGGCCCGCGACATGGACCGCATCCGTGAGGTCCTCGGCGACGACAGGATGAACTACTTCGGCATCTCCTACGGCACCGAACTGGGCGGCACCTATGCCCACCTCTTCCCGAAGAAGGTGGGACGCATGACGCTGGACGCGGTCGTCGACCCCACCGCGGACACCGTCGGCCATGCCCAGAACCAGGCCAGGGGCTTCCAGCGTGCGCTGAACGGCTACCTCAGGTCCACGGGCCAGGATCCGGAGGACGGCACACGCAAGATCGCCGACCTGCTCCGGCGCATCGACGACCGCCCCCTGGCGACGGGCGCGCCGGGGCGGAAGCTGACCCAGACCCTCGCGGTCACCGGCATCATCCTGCCGCTGTACAGCAAGGACAGCTGGCCGACCCTGACGAGCGCCCTGGAGGCGGCGGAGGAAGGCGACGGCTCGGAGTTGCTGGCCCTCGCCGACCGTTACAACGAGCGCGACCCCTCGGGGCGCTACGGCACGACGACCCACTCCCAGCGGGTCATATCGTGCCTGGACGACAGGCAGCGGCCGACGGTGGCCGAGACGAAGAAGCTGCTGCCGCGATTCGAGACGATCTCCCCCGTCTTCGGGACGTTCCTCGGCTGGGACACGGCCGGCTGGTGCCACGACTGGCCGGTGCCCGGACAGCACGACACCCCGGAGGTGAGCGCCCCCGACGCGGCACCCGTCCTGGTCGTCGGCAACACCGGCGACCCGGCCACGCCGTACGAGGGCGCGCTGAGGATGGCCGGCGAGCTGGGCAAGGGCGTCGGAGTGCTGCTCACCTGGCGGGGCGAGGGGCATGGCGCCTACGGCAGTGGGAGCGACTGCGTGGACTCCACGGTGAACGCGTACCTGCTGGGCGGCTCGGTGCCGAAGAACGGCAAGGTCTGCTCATGA
- a CDS encoding lysylphosphatidylglycerol synthase domain-containing protein, translating to MKQQGAHPEDTEGTSDASSRPGTPADGPKGAAKKSRAAAQEPDFAHIDEVEGDEPLLPARVHRPSDLMRLLVGVLAIAILIGIAAFAHGTTSGLEQDINKGTGQAPDLLIKIAGLASSIAILLVPVAFAIERLIKRDGLRIADGVLAAVLAHGVTLATDLWVARAAPDSIQEALTQPSPGDIHALTDPVHGYLAPVIAYMTAVGMSRRPRWRAVLWVVLLLDAFSMLVTGYTTPFSIILTVLIGWTVAYGTLYAVGSPNVRPTGQTLMAGLRTVGFRPVSASREDTSDNPDTGDRGRRYFVTLEDGPPLDVTVVDREQQAQGFFYRAWRNLTLRGFATRSSLQSLRQALEQEALLAYAAIAAGANAPKLIATSELGPDAVMLVYEHSGGRTLDSLPDEEITDDLLRDTWRQVKALQSRRIAHRRLVGDAILVDRSGKVILTDLRVGEIAAGDLLLRMDTSQLLVTLGLRVGAERTVASAVGVLGPDAVADCLPMLQPIALSRSTRATLRRLARERAQREREAVLEASRQAKQGPGEDADETPVVLEKPDKKPDKKAVRAEQRAEKRAIDEALEEAREEDLLTQIRHAVLRIRPQAPVEPARLERVRPRTLISVIAGAIGAYFLLTQLTHIEFGPLIANAEWGWVAAAVLFSMCSYVAAAMALLGFVPERVPFLRTVAAQVAGSFVKIVAPAAVGGVALNTRFLQRAGVRPGLAVASVGASQLFGLGCHILMLLSFGYLTGTEKTPSLSPSRTVIAGLLTVAVLVLVVTSVPFLRKFVVTRVRSLFAGVVPRMLDVLQRPQKLVTGIGGMLLLTACFVMCLDASIRAFGDDSTSISIASVAVVFLAGNALGSAAPTPGGVGAVEATLTVGLIAVGLPKEVAAPAVLLFRLLTLWLPVLPGWLAFNHLSRKQAL from the coding sequence ATGAAGCAGCAGGGTGCGCACCCCGAGGACACGGAGGGCACCTCTGACGCTTCGTCGCGCCCGGGCACTCCGGCCGACGGTCCGAAGGGGGCCGCGAAGAAGTCCCGGGCGGCCGCCCAGGAGCCCGACTTCGCGCACATCGACGAGGTGGAGGGCGACGAACCGCTGCTCCCCGCGCGCGTGCACCGCCCGTCCGACCTGATGCGCCTGCTGGTGGGTGTGCTCGCCATCGCGATCCTGATCGGGATCGCCGCCTTCGCGCACGGCACCACCTCGGGCCTCGAACAGGACATCAACAAGGGCACCGGGCAAGCACCCGACCTGCTCATCAAGATCGCGGGGCTGGCCTCCAGCATCGCGATCCTGCTGGTGCCGGTCGCCTTCGCCATCGAGCGGCTGATCAAACGGGACGGGCTGCGCATCGCCGACGGCGTGCTCGCGGCGGTCCTCGCGCACGGTGTGACCCTCGCCACGGACCTGTGGGTGGCCCGGGCCGCCCCCGATTCGATCCAGGAGGCGCTCACCCAGCCCTCCCCCGGCGACATCCACGCGCTGACCGATCCCGTGCACGGATATCTGGCCCCGGTCATCGCCTACATGACGGCCGTCGGCATGTCACGCAGACCCAGATGGCGCGCGGTGCTGTGGGTCGTGCTGCTCCTCGACGCCTTCTCGATGCTCGTCACCGGGTACACGACCCCGTTCTCGATCATCCTCACCGTGCTGATCGGCTGGACCGTGGCCTACGGCACGCTGTACGCGGTCGGCTCGCCCAACGTCCGGCCCACCGGCCAGACGCTGATGGCAGGCCTGCGGACCGTCGGGTTCCGCCCGGTCAGCGCCTCACGCGAGGACACCTCGGACAACCCGGACACCGGGGACCGGGGCCGCCGCTACTTCGTCACGCTGGAGGACGGCCCGCCCCTGGACGTGACGGTGGTCGACCGGGAGCAGCAGGCCCAGGGCTTCTTCTACCGCGCCTGGCGCAACCTGACCCTGCGCGGCTTCGCCACCCGCAGCAGCCTCCAGTCGCTGCGCCAGGCCCTGGAGCAGGAGGCCCTGCTGGCGTACGCGGCCATCGCGGCCGGGGCCAACGCGCCCAAGCTGATCGCCACCTCCGAGCTCGGCCCCGACGCGGTGATGCTCGTCTACGAGCACAGCGGCGGGCGCACCCTCGACTCGCTGCCGGACGAGGAGATCACCGACGACCTGCTGCGCGACACCTGGCGCCAGGTGAAGGCCCTGCAGTCGCGGCGTATCGCGCATCGCAGGCTGGTGGGTGACGCGATTCTGGTGGATCGTTCCGGCAAGGTGATCCTCACCGACCTGCGCGTCGGCGAGATCGCTGCCGGCGATCTGCTGCTGCGCATGGACACCTCCCAGCTGCTGGTGACCCTCGGCCTGCGGGTGGGCGCCGAGCGCACGGTGGCCTCGGCGGTGGGGGTGCTCGGCCCCGACGCGGTGGCGGACTGCCTGCCGATGCTCCAGCCCATCGCGCTCAGCCGCTCCACGCGCGCGACGCTGCGCCGACTGGCCCGCGAGCGGGCACAGCGCGAACGCGAGGCGGTCCTTGAGGCGTCCAGGCAGGCCAAGCAGGGCCCGGGCGAGGACGCGGACGAAACGCCCGTCGTCCTGGAGAAGCCCGACAAGAAGCCCGACAAGAAGGCCGTACGGGCGGAGCAGCGGGCCGAGAAGCGGGCGATCGACGAGGCCCTGGAGGAGGCGCGCGAGGAAGACCTGCTCACGCAGATCCGGCACGCGGTGCTGCGGATCAGGCCGCAGGCGCCCGTCGAGCCGGCCCGGCTGGAGCGGGTACGGCCGCGCACGCTGATCAGTGTCATCGCCGGCGCGATCGGCGCGTACTTCCTGCTGACGCAGCTCACGCACATCGAGTTCGGGCCGCTGATCGCGAACGCCGAGTGGGGCTGGGTCGCCGCGGCCGTGCTGTTCTCGATGTGCAGCTACGTCGCGGCGGCGATGGCGCTGCTGGGGTTCGTGCCCGAGCGGGTGCCGTTCCTGCGGACCGTGGCGGCGCAGGTCGCCGGGTCGTTCGTGAAGATCGTCGCCCCGGCGGCGGTGGGCGGGGTCGCCCTGAACACACGCTTCCTGCAGCGCGCGGGAGTGCGGCCGGGGCTCGCGGTGGCGAGCGTCGGCGCCTCGCAGTTGTTCGGGCTCGGCTGCCACATCCTGATGCTGCTGTCCTTCGGCTATCTGACCGGCACCGAGAAGACGCCGTCCCTGTCGCCGTCCCGGACGGTCATCGCCGGGCTGCTCACGGTGGCCGTGCTGGTGCTGGTGGTGACGTCGGTGCCGTTCCTGCGCAAGTTCGTCGTCACGCGCGTGCGGTCGCTGTTCGCGGGTGTCGTGCCGCGCATGCTGGACGTGCTCCAGCGGCCGCAGAAGCTGGTCACCGGCATCGGCGGCATGCTGCTGCTGACCGCCTGCTTCGTGATGTGCCTGGACGCGTCGATCCGCGCGTTCGGCGACGATTCCACGTCGATCAGCATCGCCAGCGTCGCCGTCGTCTTCCTCGCGGGCAACGCCCTGGGGTCCGCGGCGCCGACGCCGGGCGGTGTGGGCGCGGTCGAGGCGACCCTGACGGTCGGTCTGATCGCCGTCGGACTGCCGAAGGAGGTCGCGGCGCCGGCGGTCCTGCTGTTCCGCCTGCTGACGCTGTGGCTGCCGGTGCTGCCGGGCTGGCTGGCCTTCAACCATCTCTCGCGCAAGCAGGCCCTCTGA
- a CDS encoding MGMT family protein, with translation MSEQSPEGGRYEDGPAQALPEYAEQVLDVAELIPPGRVMTYGDVAEWLEQGGPRQVGRVMALYGGAAPWWRVVRADGVLLPGHEQRALGHYRAEGTPLKEASRAAEGHLPRIDMRRARWDGGDRAEGHT, from the coding sequence ATGAGTGAGCAGAGCCCTGAGGGGGGCCGGTACGAGGACGGGCCCGCGCAAGCGCTGCCCGAGTACGCCGAGCAGGTCCTCGACGTCGCCGAACTGATCCCGCCGGGGCGTGTCATGACCTATGGGGACGTCGCCGAATGGCTGGAGCAGGGGGGCCCGCGGCAGGTCGGCCGCGTGATGGCGCTCTACGGGGGAGCCGCTCCCTGGTGGCGGGTCGTCCGCGCGGACGGCGTCCTGCTGCCGGGGCACGAACAGCGGGCGCTCGGCCACTACCGGGCGGAGGGCACGCCCCTGAAGGAGGCGAGCCGTGCCGCCGAGGGCCACCTGCCGCGCATCGACATGAGACGGGCGCGGTGGGACGGCGGCGATCGCGCGGAGGGTCACACCTGA